In Leptospira langatensis, a single window of DNA contains:
- a CDS encoding DUF4178 domain-containing protein, with the protein MPELSCPNCGAPVPIQNKASVYAVCSSCKTISVKKDANLEKMGLAGELADDHSIVQIGTEGNYKGKHFRVLGRIQLKFELGFWNEWHVAEGDGSSAWLGEAQGSYYYTKLQTDIPREQIPQLETGDSGEIDVYSVTKEGNRRERLRPGDDFSLGKEEWTLKEIMTATCVSGEGELPVSFETGYTAPLLDLANGEGLFGTLDYSESPALLFSGSFASLEELHLTNIRQEEVAYNQTPVPARSIQCMGCGASLSQLSPGFSKSIACEYCGTVMDSEREELKIIGKFEEVSKKDIRLPLGTKVTLPKLPESQVIGILKKSTEIDGETYTWTDYLLRYQGGYSWLNENGDNWTYFEPLPGIPKWSAGLKRVFDKKAYKWFSTSDSKTDLALGEFYWKVSAGEKAEIEDYIAPPNMISSEKTNQEIFWSKGTFIPFNVMRKSLPLDVASTLQKPEIVGVCEPNPFKIRFKRNFWVALVLTIVFLGFQINGCAKAKNLTVFKGSFKYTQTSTQNTDIGSPNFHDNSFVTDVFEIPGDPSDNVEIQIEAPNLDNRYLYFSTALINVDTDTAYDIGMETSYYHGVDDGESWSEGSKSDSKALAEIPPGKYYLRLESQSDYLPGTGSEYKVTVLRDVMSVAPFFLFSIFLWLPLIYTYFRSYLFESRRE; encoded by the coding sequence GTGCCGGAACTAAGTTGCCCTAACTGCGGAGCCCCCGTACCCATCCAAAACAAAGCGTCCGTGTACGCCGTTTGTTCCAGTTGTAAGACCATCTCCGTAAAGAAAGACGCGAATCTGGAAAAGATGGGATTGGCGGGAGAACTCGCAGACGACCATTCTATCGTTCAGATCGGGACAGAAGGAAATTACAAAGGAAAACACTTCCGAGTTTTAGGTAGGATCCAGCTCAAATTCGAATTGGGGTTCTGGAACGAGTGGCATGTAGCAGAAGGAGACGGATCTTCCGCTTGGTTAGGAGAGGCCCAGGGCAGTTATTATTATACAAAATTGCAAACCGATATTCCCCGAGAGCAGATCCCTCAGCTCGAGACCGGCGACTCGGGTGAGATCGACGTCTACAGCGTAACTAAGGAAGGCAATCGAAGGGAAAGACTTCGCCCTGGAGACGATTTCAGCCTAGGCAAAGAAGAATGGACCTTAAAGGAGATCATGACCGCCACTTGCGTGAGCGGAGAAGGTGAACTTCCCGTAAGTTTCGAGACGGGTTACACCGCTCCTCTCTTAGATCTTGCAAACGGTGAGGGCTTGTTTGGGACCTTGGATTATTCGGAGAGCCCGGCGTTACTATTCTCCGGAAGCTTTGCGAGCTTAGAAGAATTACATTTAACGAATATACGGCAAGAAGAAGTCGCCTACAACCAAACTCCCGTCCCCGCCAGATCCATACAATGTATGGGATGCGGAGCCTCTCTCAGCCAATTGAGCCCCGGTTTCTCCAAGTCCATTGCCTGCGAATATTGCGGAACCGTAATGGATTCGGAAAGAGAAGAACTGAAGATCATAGGAAAGTTCGAAGAAGTTTCCAAGAAGGATATTCGCCTTCCTTTGGGAACAAAGGTAACGCTTCCAAAACTCCCCGAGTCCCAGGTAATCGGTATATTAAAGAAATCTACCGAGATAGACGGAGAGACCTATACTTGGACGGATTATCTACTTAGATACCAAGGTGGATATTCTTGGCTGAACGAGAACGGGGATAACTGGACTTATTTCGAGCCCTTACCTGGAATTCCAAAGTGGTCTGCCGGGCTAAAGCGAGTCTTCGATAAGAAAGCATACAAATGGTTTAGCACTTCCGATTCCAAAACGGATCTCGCACTCGGCGAATTCTATTGGAAAGTAAGTGCGGGAGAAAAGGCGGAGATTGAGGATTATATCGCTCCTCCGAATATGATCTCTTCCGAAAAGACGAACCAAGAGATCTTCTGGTCCAAGGGAACCTTCATCCCTTTCAATGTGATGAGGAAATCACTGCCCTTGGACGTGGCCTCTACATTACAAAAACCGGAAATAGTTGGGGTCTGCGAACCGAATCCGTTCAAGATCCGTTTTAAACGGAATTTCTGGGTGGCTCTCGTCTTGACGATCGTGTTCCTCGGTTTCCAGATCAACGGATGTGCTAAGGCAAAAAACCTGACGGTATTTAAGGGAAGTTTCAAATATACGCAAACTTCCACACAAAATACGGATATCGGATCTCCCAATTTTCACGACAATTCCTTTGTAACGGATGTATTCGAGATCCCCGGAGATCCTTCCGATAACGTGGAGATCCAGATCGAGGCTCCTAACCTGGACAATCGATATTTATATTTTTCCACCGCTTTGATCAACGTGGATACGGACACCGCCTACGATATTGGAATGGAAACCAGTTATTATCACGGAGTCGACGACGGAGAATCCTGGTCAGAAGGGTCAAAATCGGACTCTAAAGCGTTAGCCGAAATTCCTCCCGGTAAATACTATCTCCGCTTAGAGAGCCAGTCGGATTACCTTCCCGGGACCGGATCGGAATATAAGGTGACTGTGCTCAGGGATGTGATGAGTGTCGCTCCTTTCTTTCTGTTCTCTATCTTCCTTTGGCTTCCCTTGATCTATACGTATTTCAGAAGCTATCTATTCGAATCTAGGCGAGAATAA